From the Phycisphaeraceae bacterium genome, one window contains:
- a CDS encoding pentapeptide repeat-containing protein, translating into MITPRQTACAGLLIVCASASTYADIFEWQYIDPLNPSLGKQQSTTLTPDGAGMVAEPEAFLNEIDLTKAWLDQANLTDANFYRTELVNSTVRNAQLVRTYLVRANLTNTDFYGSDLTDARFDRANLTGANLTDTNVTHADFSQVTGLTYQMLQSTRSFQDGDLTGTILGSIKLHYWDFNNLNLTNAYFGASDLLGSTFAGSTIVGANFQRVSNFQFSTLQSTASYQNQNLTGIVLHLLDMPGWDFSNQNLANANLSNSDTTGANFDNADLSNTDFNNAKISAASMSGAIITGARFSNMQQNSLTQAMLQSTQSYQNTNLSSLNLDGNDLTGWDFSGQNLTDASLRAGSISSFQSVLTDANFSHANLTRADLGGSLRYEHAPRNNASFRNTNLTEVNFLRNDLTDADFTDAIIRGARFDHTVGFTVQMLESTSSYKVRDLQDVSFIAADLSDANLARQNLSRANFQIASLTNANLANADLDGVNLRDTIMQGTDLRGARNITREQLVRPDDWWNHPLVYPSNINNLIFPDGQIDGLTIDIDASLRIWDYQPDPSGQPVPITIVQQLTMLQGSTLRMVFEDNEWGSTINFEEPETHVSLNGTLSLEIDSSLTINDLLALNNTTFHLFDWTYANTSGWFDQITTNTPIGNFDITNLATSGTVVFTIDSLIPGDTNLDLTVDLTDLSNLAANFGQPATWAGGNFNGDNIVDLIDLSILATNFNTGNGLPIPTPASATVLALLTPALLRRHR; encoded by the coding sequence ATGATCACCCCCCGCCAAACCGCCTGCGCCGGACTGCTGATTGTGTGCGCCTCAGCGTCTACATACGCAGACATTTTTGAATGGCAGTACATCGACCCATTGAATCCGTCATTAGGCAAGCAGCAGTCCACCACACTCACCCCTGATGGAGCAGGGATGGTTGCCGAACCCGAAGCTTTCCTCAATGAAATTGACCTCACAAAAGCGTGGCTCGATCAGGCCAACCTGACCGATGCAAACTTCTACAGAACCGAACTCGTGAACTCCACTGTCCGCAATGCCCAGCTGGTCAGAACCTACTTAGTCCGAGCCAACCTGACCAACACCGATTTCTATGGCTCAGACCTGACTGATGCACGTTTTGACCGCGCGAATCTGACTGGCGCGAATCTCACCGACACGAACGTCACACATGCCGACTTTTCTCAAGTAACCGGTCTCACCTACCAAATGCTCCAGAGCACCCGGAGCTTCCAGGACGGCGACCTCACAGGAACCATCCTCGGATCGATCAAGCTTCACTACTGGGACTTCAACAATCTCAATCTGACCAACGCTTACTTTGGCGCCTCCGACCTGCTGGGTTCGACTTTCGCGGGATCCACGATCGTGGGTGCCAACTTCCAACGCGTCAGCAACTTCCAGTTTTCAACGCTGCAAAGCACAGCGAGCTACCAGAACCAGAATCTCACAGGCATAGTTTTACATCTGCTGGATATGCCCGGTTGGGACTTCTCTAATCAGAACTTAGCCAATGCTAATCTTTCGAACTCAGATACGACTGGCGCTAACTTTGACAACGCCGACCTATCGAACACAGACTTCAACAACGCAAAGATCTCCGCAGCAAGCATGTCAGGGGCCATCATCACAGGCGCACGCTTCTCCAACATGCAGCAGAACAGCCTCACGCAGGCCATGCTCCAGAGCACGCAGAGCTATCAGAACACCAACCTGTCGAGCCTCAACCTGGACGGCAACGATCTCACAGGATGGGACTTCAGCGGCCAGAACCTCACCGACGCCAGCCTCAGGGCCGGCAGCATATCGTCCTTCCAATCAGTCCTGACAGACGCCAACTTCAGCCACGCAAACCTGACACGAGCCGACCTCGGCGGATCCTTGCGGTATGAGCACGCCCCACGCAACAACGCCTCCTTCCGCAACACGAATCTGACCGAAGTCAACTTCCTCCGCAACGATCTGACAGATGCAGATTTCACAGACGCGATCATCCGGGGTGCGCGATTCGATCATACGGTCGGCTTCACGGTCCAGATGCTCGAGAGCACCAGCAGCTACAAGGTTCGTGACCTGCAGGATGTCTCCTTCATCGCAGCGGACCTGTCCGACGCCAACCTCGCCCGACAGAACCTGTCCCGAGCCAACTTTCAGATCGCCTCGCTGACCAACGCCAACCTCGCAAACGCCGACCTCGACGGCGTCAACCTGCGCGACACGATCATGCAGGGCACCGACCTGCGCGGCGCCCGCAACATCACCCGCGAGCAACTGGTTCGACCTGATGACTGGTGGAATCACCCTCTTGTCTACCCTTCAAATATCAACAATCTCATCTTCCCCGACGGACAGATCGATGGACTGACCATCGATATCGATGCCTCTCTTCGCATATGGGATTACCAGCCCGATCCCAGCGGGCAGCCGGTCCCAATCACCATCGTCCAGCAGCTAACGATGCTGCAGGGTTCCACCCTCAGGATGGTCTTCGAAGACAACGAATGGGGCTCGACAATCAACTTTGAAGAACCAGAGACACACGTCTCCCTCAACGGAACCCTAAGCCTCGAAATCGATAGCAGCCTCACGATCAACGACCTCCTGGCACTCAACAACACCACCTTCCATCTCTTCGATTGGACCTACGCAAATACCTCCGGCTGGTTCGATCAGATCACCACCAACACCCCTATCGGGAACTTTGATATCACGAACTTAGCCACCAGCGGCACGGTCGTATTCACAATCGACTCACTGATCCCAGGCGACACCAACCTCGACCTCACCGTCGACCTCACCGACCTCTCCAACCTCGCCGCCAACTTCGGACAACCCGCCACCTGGGCAGGCGGAAACTTCAACGGCGACAACATCGTCGACCTCATCGACCTCTCCATCCTCGCCACCAACTTCAACACCGGCAACGGCCTACCCATCCCAACCCCGGCCTCCGCCACCGTCCTCGCCCTACTCACTCCCGCCCTCCTCCGCCGCCACCGCTGA
- a CDS encoding sialidase family protein translates to MRNLITALALIATLTACNTPHTTPTATPAATPTPHITHTFAPPGESNVRSSIQLAQGIALIGTEETADIYKTTDHGVTWRKTTDAGDLWDAADIRNFIRAHDNTLYATTSEPALILKSTDEGENWSVVARPQASRTVALTQLDDGTILAGLRRSENNRISIIRSADGFQTFDHIPLSDALPRQNVTCLIGLGQGVVLAGVGFEASGKIFKSTDAGLTWRQTADFPDARDLMHFFTANNRILVTASGIATLYASDDQGETWTTAHQIWNKGFLGETTTLTLNNQKAIILSATDQRQKPSRHVLLISTDNANTWQEWIELAKDNTGGASNLAAINPNTLITGTGNHATQGYVYTVTTQPPTP, encoded by the coding sequence ATGCGCAACCTCATCACCGCACTCGCCCTCATCGCCACCCTCACCGCCTGCAACACACCGCATACAACACCAACCGCCACGCCAGCCGCGACACCCACACCCCACATCACCCACACCTTTGCACCCCCAGGCGAATCCAATGTCCGCTCCTCCATCCAACTCGCCCAAGGCATCGCCCTCATCGGCACCGAAGAAACCGCCGACATCTACAAAACCACCGACCACGGCGTGACCTGGCGCAAAACCACCGACGCCGGCGACCTCTGGGACGCCGCTGACATCCGCAACTTCATCCGCGCCCACGACAACACCCTCTACGCCACCACCTCCGAACCCGCCCTCATCCTCAAATCCACCGACGAAGGCGAAAACTGGTCCGTCGTCGCTCGACCACAAGCCTCACGCACCGTCGCACTCACCCAACTCGACGATGGCACCATCCTCGCCGGACTCCGTCGCTCAGAAAACAACCGCATCAGCATCATCCGCTCCGCCGACGGCTTCCAGACCTTCGACCACATCCCCCTCTCCGACGCCCTCCCACGACAAAACGTCACCTGCCTCATCGGCCTCGGCCAAGGCGTCGTCCTTGCCGGAGTCGGCTTCGAAGCCTCCGGCAAAATCTTCAAATCCACCGACGCCGGCCTCACCTGGCGACAAACCGCCGACTTCCCCGACGCCCGCGACCTCATGCACTTCTTCACCGCCAACAACCGCATCCTCGTCACCGCCTCCGGCATCGCCACCCTCTACGCCTCCGATGACCAAGGCGAAACCTGGACCACCGCACACCAGATCTGGAATAAAGGCTTCCTCGGCGAAACCACCACCCTCACACTCAACAACCAGAAAGCCATCATCCTCAGCGCCACCGACCAACGACAAAAACCCTCACGACACGTCCTGCTCATCTCCACCGACAACGCCAACACATGGCAAGAATGGATCGAACTCGCCAAAGACAACACCGGCGGAGCCAGCAACCTCGCCGCCATCAACCCCAACACCCTCATCACCGGCACCGGCAACCACGCCACCCAAGGCTACGTCTACACCGTTACCACACAACCCCCCACCCCCTGA